ATCGCGTTGTCGACCGTGGCGAGGTTGACATCGTTCTGCGTGATGGCACCCACACCGCGGTGGATGACCCGCAGCTCGACCTCTTCGCCGACGTCGATCTTGAGCAGCGCGTCCTCGAGCGCCTCGACGGCACCCGACACGTCGCCCTTGAGGACGAGGTTGAGCGTCTCGACCTTGCCCATCTGGAGCGCCTGCGTGAAGTCCTCGAGGCTGATGCGCTTGCGACGCTTCGCCAGGAGTGCGGCACGCTCGGCCGACTCGCGCTTCTCGGCGATCTGCCGCGCGGTCCGCTCGTCCGGCGCCACCAGGAAGGTGTCGCCGGCCCGCGGGACCGAGGCCAGACCGAGGACGACCACCGGACGAGCCGGACCGGCCTCGTCGAGCGTGTTGCCGTGCTCGTCGAACATCGCCCGGACCCGTCCGTGGGCGGTGCCCGCGACGATCGCGTCACCGACGTGGAGCGTGCCGGACTGCACGAGCACGGTCGCCATGGGGCCGCGACCCTTGTCGAGGTTGGCCTCGATGGCGACGCCGCGAGCGTCCTTGTTCGGGTTGGCCCGCAGGTCCAGAGCAGCGTCTGCGGTGAGCAGCACGGCCTCGAGCAGCTGGTCGATCCCCTGGTTGAGCTTCGCCGACACGTCGACGAACATCGTGTCGCCGCCGTACTCCTCGGCCACCAGGTTGTACTCGGTGAGCTGCTGGCGGATCTTGGCGGAGTTCGCCCCCTCCTTGTCCACCTTGTTCACCGCGACCACGATCGGGACACCGGCGGCCTGGGCGTGGTTGAGCGCCTCGATCGTCTGAGGCATCACGCCGTCGTCGGCCGCGACCACGAGGATCGCGATGTCGGTGACCTGCGCGCCACGCGCACGCATCGCCGTGAAGGCCTCGTGACCCGGGGTGTCGATGAACGTCACCGCACGGTCGACGCCCTCATGGACGGTCCGGACCTGGTAGGCCCCGATGTGCTGGGTGATCCCGCCGGCCTCGCCTGCGACGACGTCCGTCTGGCGGATGGCGTCGAGGAGCTTGGTCTTGCCGTGGTCGACGTGACCCATGACGGTGACCACGGGCGGGCGGGCGAGCAGCTGCTCGTCCTCCTCGTCCGCGAGCTCCGCGTCCAGGTCGATGTCGAAGGACCCGAGCAGCTCGCGGTCCTCCTCCTCGGCCGAGACCATCTCGATGACGTAGCCGAGCTCCTGCGCGAGCGTGCCGAACGTGTCCTCGTCGAGCGACTGCGTCGCGGTCGCCATCTCACCGAGGTGGAACAGCACCGTGACGAGGCTCGCCGGGTTCGCGTCGATCTTGTCCGCGAAGTCGTTGAGCGACGAGCCGCGACGCAGGCGCACGACGGTCTTGCCGTTGCCGCGAGGGACCTGCACGCCACCCAGCGAGGGGGCCTGCATCTGCTCGAACTCCTGGCGCTTCGCCCGCTTGGACTTGCGTCCCCGGACAGGGCGGCCTCCGGCGCGACCGAACGCACCCTGGGTCGAACCGCGACCCGCACCACCCGGACGGCCACCGCCGCCACCGGGACGACCGGCGAAACCACCGCCGCCGCCGGGCGCGCCACCGGGACCGCCAGCACCACCAGGGCCGCCGGCACCGCCGGGACGACCGGCGTAACCGCCGCCGCCACCACCGGGACGCGCGCCGCCACCGGCACGAGCAGGACCCGGACGCTCACCCGGACGGCTGACGCCGCTCGCGTTGCGCCCAGGCATCATGCCGGGGTTGGGACGAGGACCGCCGGGGCGAGGACCGCCGGGGCGCTCCGTCGCTCCTGCAGGCGCGCCGCTCGCAGCCGGCGCCTCGGTCCGGCGCTCGCCGGGTCGGGGCATGCCCTGAGACGGGGCGAACGGGTTGTTGCCCGGACGCGGACCACCGGAGCGCGGGCCCGCGGACCCGCCGGGTCCAGCCGGGCGTTCGCGTCCCATGCCCTGCGACGGCGCGAAGGGGTTGTTGCCCGGACGCGAGCCGCTGGTGCGGGCAGGCGCCGGAGCAGGCGCGGGTCGCGGACCGGGACGGCCGGCGTCGGCGGCCGGTGCGGCCACTGGTGCCGAGCCGGCTGCGGGTGCAGCTGCGCCCGGCGTGGCGACGGTCGGCGTGGGAGCCGGTGCCGCGGGGGCCGGGGCGCTGGGGGCGCTCGCGGCAGCAGCGACCGCAGGGGTCGAGACCACCGGAGCGGGTGCCACGGGCGCGGGTGCCACAGGCGCCGGAGCCGCCGGGGCGGGTGCCGCGGCAGCCTTCGGGGCGGGCCGGGGCGCGGGTGCGGGCGCCGGAGCGGCGCCTGCCGGGTAGAGGTCGCGCAGCTTGCGCACGACGGGCGGCTCGATGGTCGAGGACGCCGAACGGACGAACTCTCCGAGCTCGCCGAGCTTGGTCATCATGGTCTTGCTTTCAATGCCGAGCTCTTTTGCGAGCTCGTAGACGCGGACCTTGGCCACATCTCTCCTGTCTCGGTCCGCCCAGGAGAGGGTCGGACCGTCGTTAGTTCTGGGTACTCATCGCTGGGTACTCATCGGTGCGTGCTCATCGGGCAGCCATCGGCTTGTCAAACCCGCTTCCCATGTCGACGGTTCGACGCTGCCGGGTACGGACCCGGCAACGGTGGTGCTCCTCACGGTGCTCCGAGGTGTGCCTCGACCGCTGCGAGATCCAACGGCCCTGCATGACGCAAGGCCCGCGGGAAAGCACGGCGGCGTTCGGCAAGCTCGAGACAGCGAGGTTCGGGGTGCAGCCACGCACCCCTGCCCGGCATGCAGCGACCTTCGTCCACGACCAGCACGGGGAGACCCGCACCGTCCGTACTGACGACGATCCTCAGCAGTGCCGACCTTCGATCGGTCGACCGGCACCCCACGCACGTGCGCACCGGGCCCATGACGACGACAGCGAGGTCATCGGGGGTCCGCCTGCTCGGCGAGGAGAGCCGGGTGTCCGACCCAGCCTCGCCAAGTCTAGCGCGCCGCGTCACCGGCTGTGACCGGGCGCGGCCCCCTGACCGCTCCGCCCGCTCGGACGGTCGGCCGACGGCTCGGCGACGTCCTCGGCCATGTCGGACCGGATGTCGATCCGCCAGCCCGTGAGCTTGGCCGCCAGGCGGGCGTTCTGCCCCTCCTTGCCGATCGCGAGGGACAGCTGGTAGTCCGGGACGACGACGCGGGCGGCACGCGCCACCGGATCCACGATCGTGACCGACAGGACGCGCGCCGGCGACAGCGCGTGCGCCACCATCTCGGCGGGGTCGTCGGAGTAGTCGACGATGTCGATCTTCTCGCCGTGCAGCTCCGCCATGACGGCCCGCACGCGCGCGCCCATGGGTCCGATGCATGCACCCTTCGCGTTGAGCCCCGGCACGTTCGCCCGGACCGAGAGCTTGGTGCGGTGCCCCGCCTCGCGGGCGATCGACATGATCTCGACGGTTCCGTCCGCGACCTCGGGGACCTCGAGCGCGAACAGTCGGCGCACGAGGTTGGGGTGGGTCCGGGACAGCGTGACCTGCGGGCCCTTCATGCCGCGGGCGACCTCGAGCACGAGGGCGCGCAGCCGCTCCCCGTGCACGTAGCGCTCCGTGGGCACCTGCTCGTGCGCCGGGAGCACCGCCTCGGTCCCGCCGACGTCGACGAGGACGACGCGGCTGTCACGGCCCTGC
This Cellulomonas sp. WB94 DNA region includes the following protein-coding sequences:
- a CDS encoding YlxR family protein, whose protein sequence is MGPVRTCVGCRSTDRRSALLRIVVSTDGAGLPVLVVDEGRCMPGRGAWLHPEPRCLELAERRRAFPRALRHAGPLDLAAVEAHLGAP
- the nusA gene encoding transcription termination factor NusA, with product QGRDSRVVLVDVGGTEAVLPAHEQVPTERYVHGERLRALVLEVARGMKGPQVTLSRTHPNLVRRLFALEVPEVADGTVEIMSIAREAGHRTKLSVRANVPGLNAKGACIGPMGARVRAVMAELHGEKIDIVDYSDDPAEMVAHALSPARVLSVTIVDPVARAARVVVPDYQLSLAIGKEGQNARLAAKLTGWRIDIRSDMAEDVAEPSADRPSGRSGQGAAPGHSR
- the infB gene encoding translation initiation factor IF-2 — its product is MAKVRVYELAKELGIESKTMMTKLGELGEFVRSASSTIEPPVVRKLRDLYPAGAAPAPAPAPRPAPKAAAAPAPAAPAPVAPAPVAPAPVVSTPAVAAAASAPSAPAPAAPAPTPTVATPGAAAPAAGSAPVAAPAADAGRPGPRPAPAPAPARTSGSRPGNNPFAPSQGMGRERPAGPGGSAGPRSGGPRPGNNPFAPSQGMPRPGERRTEAPAASGAPAGATERPGGPRPGGPRPNPGMMPGRNASGVSRPGERPGPARAGGGARPGGGGGGYAGRPGGAGGPGGAGGPGGAPGGGGGFAGRPGGGGGRPGGAGRGSTQGAFGRAGGRPVRGRKSKRAKRQEFEQMQAPSLGGVQVPRGNGKTVVRLRRGSSLNDFADKIDANPASLVTVLFHLGEMATATQSLDEDTFGTLAQELGYVIEMVSAEEEDRELLGSFDIDLDAELADEEDEQLLARPPVVTVMGHVDHGKTKLLDAIRQTDVVAGEAGGITQHIGAYQVRTVHEGVDRAVTFIDTPGHEAFTAMRARGAQVTDIAILVVAADDGVMPQTIEALNHAQAAGVPIVVAVNKVDKEGANSAKIRQQLTEYNLVAEEYGGDTMFVDVSAKLNQGIDQLLEAVLLTADAALDLRANPNKDARGVAIEANLDKGRGPMATVLVQSGTLHVGDAIVAGTAHGRVRAMFDEHGNTLDEAGPARPVVVLGLASVPRAGDTFLVAPDERTARQIAEKRESAERAALLAKRRKRISLEDFTQALQMGKVETLNLVLKGDVSGAVEALEDALLKIDVGEEVELRVIHRGVGAITQNDVNLATVDNAIIIGFNVKFGERVEDLADREGVDVRFYSVIYQAIDDVEAALKGMLKPEYEEAQLGTAEVREVFRSSKFGNIAGSIVRSGEIRRNTKARVKRNGAVVGDNLTIESLKRFKDDATEVREGFECGIGLGSFNDVEIGDVIETWELREKPRK